The Candidatus Cloacimonadota bacterium genome segment GGATCGGGAACCGTGGCCTCATCTGGCTTGATGTTCCCTATTCCAAAACCTTGGGCGGGCTTGTGGGCGGTATCAGCCTGACCGGACCGATCCCTGAGCCACTGCTGACTGCCCTGCTCTGGGGCCAGTACAGGGGTATCGGCAAGAACCGGGGTCTGGGCTTCGGTTTTTACACGGTGGGCGGCAGCAGCCTGGACCTCGCGCGCAGAGCCAACCCGCGCCGGCTGAGCTGGCTGGCTCGGGCAGCCACTCTGGGCAACCTCCGCTCCACCCTCGAGGAGATGAATTCCGGTTCCCCCGGCCCGGACAACCTCGCCCGGGAAGACTTGCTGGAGGCGGGCAAGCCCTATCTGCTCAACGCCCGCAAGATGCTGCTGAAAGGCAGTCTCAGCCCCGGCGAAACCCTCAGCTTCTATAAACGTAGCTCCAGCGGCAAATACAGGGTAATAAGCATTTCCAACATCCACGAGCGCCACCTGCTGCTGGCCCTGCTGAGGCAAATCGAACTGCCCCTGGACCGGCTCATCGGGAAGGAATGCTATTCCTACCGCCGGGGCAAGAGCTACCACCAGGCGGCGGAACAGGCCCGCAAATACTTCTCCGCAGGCTTTGCCAAAGGACTGAAAAGCGACATCAGCTCCTTCTTCGACTCCATCCCCAGGCAGAACCTGCGCCTCCTTTTGGAAGGACTTTTTGGCGCGGACCCCACGGCAGGTCTGATTTCCTCATACATGCTGGGCCCGGGACCGGGCATCCCGCAGGGAAATCCGCTCTCGCCCCTGCTCTCCAACCTCTATTTGATTCCCTTCGACCGCGAACTGGGCAGGCAGGGCTGGCATCTGGTGCGCTATGCCGACGATTTTTGCCTCTTTGCCAATCACCCCCACGACCTGTTTCTGGATGCCGAAGTGGTGGAGGGAATCCTTGCTAAACTGGGGCTGAAACTCTCCCGGGACAAGACCCTGAGCTTCACCGTCAAGGACAGCCTGGACTTCCTGGGCTACCGGGTGGGAAGGGAGGATTTTGGCAAGCTGAAGCAGCCCCGTGACCCTGAACTCGAAAGCCACGGAATTCCCGCCTTTCAGGACGATTTTGCCCGGGGCAGGCCGCTGTATCTGACCTTCCGGGAAACCCATGTGACCAGCGAGGGGAACTGCATTGCCCTCCAAACGGGGGACGGCATCCGCAGACACTCCTGGAAAGAAATATCCCGAATTGTGGTGATCGGCAAACCAAGGGTCTCGGCTGGTGTTATCCAACAAGCCCTCATCCGGAAAAAACCGGTGGTGTTCATGACCGTGATGGGCAGGCAACTGGGAGGTTTTGCCCACAACAGCAGGTCCTACGCGCCGGCACATGTGTTCAATTCGCCGGATATGTCCTGGCAGGATTTCCAACTGGACTACATCCGCTCCCTGGTTGCAGCCAAAATCCACAATCAAAGGACGCTTTTGCAGAGCAAAGGCATCAGCGAGCCCCGGCTGAGGGAACTGGAGGCGTCGTTGACCGAATGTGCCGACCCGGAGGTCCTGCGTGGGAAGGAAGGAG includes the following:
- the cas1 gene encoding CRISPR-associated endonuclease Cas1 codes for the protein MNGFGENTRRNWLRLDFEVIRPITRLEYFQGVYWSAMLRDWIRPYFGCELSQLGIYPVPGQNGFRDLYPGEIVCLELSVPRQHLAGVVEMLEDELKGIAKAVFPDPRLHFLPGTSLKLLSYANLPEGESLEPASPESCAEEAAELAGAASLDLVFYCPLRLKPGGEGKGDFRFLDPLGLETEVFWQAFCRELEITPGDAELPRIGNRGLIWLDVPYSKTLGGLVGGISLTGPIPEPLLTALLWGQYRGIGKNRGLGFGFYTVGGSSLDLARRANPRRLSWLARAATLGNLRSTLEEMNSGSPGPDNLAREDLLEAGKPYLLNARKMLLKGSLSPGETLSFYKRSSSGKYRVISISNIHERHLLLALLRQIELPLDRLIGKECYSYRRGKSYHQAAEQARKYFSAGFAKGLKSDISSFFDSIPRQNLRLLLEGLFGADPTAGLISSYMLGPGPGIPQGNPLSPLLSNLYLIPFDRELGRQGWHLVRYADDFCLFANHPHDLFLDAEVVEGILAKLGLKLSRDKTLSFTVKDSLDFLGYRVGREDFGKLKQPRDPELESHGIPAFQDDFARGRPLYLTFRETHVTSEGNCIALQTGDGIRRHSWKEISRIVVIGKPRVSAGVIQQALIRKKPVVFMTVMGRQLGGFAHNSRSYAPAHVFNSPDMSWQDFQLDYIRSLVAAKIHNQRTLLQSKGISEPRLRELEASLTECADPEVLRGKEGAASVVYWRHFRELVKPLDFPRRSYHPPEGPVNAMLSLGYTILYFRMAESLSAAMLNPWEGIFHSPRGLHYALASDMIEPYRFLVDRVVLSLIHNRQIGPDDFISEQEGSAPRLSSAAMKSYIHRYELTMRNEVKIGDLTLSWALQIDRAPFQLMRSLRLGLPFKPFRMC